In one Streptomyces sp. T12 genomic region, the following are encoded:
- the rpmD gene encoding 50S ribosomal protein L30 — protein sequence MAQLKITQTKSYIGSKQNHRDTLRSLGLKGINTQVVKEDRPEFRGMVHTVRHLVTVEEVD from the coding sequence ATGGCGCAGCTCAAGATCACGCAGACGAAGTCGTACATCGGCAGCAAGCAGAACCACCGTGACACCCTGCGCTCCCTTGGCCTCAAGGGCATCAACACGCAGGTCGTCAAGGAGGACCGCCCCGAGTTCCGCGGCATGGTGCACACCGTCCGCCACCTCGTGACGGTCGAGGAGGTCGACTGA
- the rplO gene encoding 50S ribosomal protein L15 encodes MAENNPLKIHNLRPAPGAKTAKTRVGRGEASKGKTAGRGTKGTKARYQVPERFEGGQMPLHMRLPKLKGFKNPFKTEFQVVNLDKLAALYPEGGEVTVEGLVAKGAVRKNSLVKVLGQGEISVALQVTVDAVSGSAKEKITAAGGTVTELV; translated from the coding sequence ATGGCGGAGAACAACCCGCTCAAGATCCACAACCTCCGTCCCGCCCCGGGCGCCAAGACCGCCAAGACCCGTGTGGGTCGTGGTGAGGCGTCGAAGGGTAAGACGGCCGGTCGTGGTACCAAGGGTACGAAGGCCCGTTACCAGGTTCCGGAGCGCTTCGAGGGTGGCCAGATGCCCCTCCACATGCGTCTCCCGAAGCTGAAGGGCTTCAAGAACCCGTTCAAGACCGAGTTCCAGGTCGTGAACCTCGACAAGCTGGCGGCGCTGTACCCCGAGGGTGGCGAGGTCACCGTCGAGGGTCTGGTCGCCAAGGGTGCCGTTCGCAAGAACAGCCTCGTCAAGGTCCTCGGCCAGGGCGAGATCTCCGTGGCGCTGCAGGTGACGGTCGACGCCGTCTCCGGCTCCGCCAAGGAGAAGATCACCGCCGCCGGCGGTACCGTCACCGAGCTCGTCTGA
- the secY gene encoding preprotein translocase subunit SecY → MLTAFARAFKTPDLRKKLLFTLGIIVIYRIGTHIPIPGVDYRAVQVCIDQASTNQGLFGLVNMFSGGALLQITIFALGIMPYITASIILQLLTVVIPRLEALKKEGQAGTAKITQYTRYLTVALAILQGTGLVATARSGSLFPNCQVAGQIVPDRSIFTTIVMVITMTAGTATVMWLGELITDRGIGNGMSILMFISIAATFPSALWAIKQQGDLAGGWIEFGTVIAVGLFMVGLVVFVEQAQRRIPVQYAKRMIGRRSYGGTSTYIPLKVNQAGVIPVIFASSLLYIPALIVQFAGSQSGWASWITANLADTGAPVHVTLYFFLIVFFAFFYVAISFNPEEVADNMKKYGGFIPGIRAGRPTAEYLSYVLNRITWPGSLYLGLIALVPTMALAGFGANQNFPFGGTSILIIVGVGLETVKQIESQLQQRNYEGFLR, encoded by the coding sequence GTGCTCACCGCGTTCGCCCGGGCGTTCAAGACGCCCGACCTGCGCAAGAAGCTGCTCTTCACGCTCGGCATCATCGTGATCTACCGGATCGGTACACACATTCCGATCCCCGGCGTCGACTACAGGGCCGTTCAGGTCTGCATCGACCAGGCGAGCACCAACCAGGGCCTTTTCGGTCTGGTCAACATGTTCAGTGGCGGTGCGCTGCTGCAGATCACGATCTTCGCGCTCGGCATCATGCCGTACATCACGGCGAGCATCATCCTGCAGCTGTTGACCGTCGTGATCCCGCGCCTGGAAGCCCTCAAGAAAGAGGGCCAGGCCGGCACGGCCAAGATCACGCAGTACACACGCTATCTGACCGTGGCGCTCGCCATCCTGCAGGGCACCGGCCTGGTGGCCACCGCCCGCAGTGGCTCGCTGTTCCCGAACTGCCAGGTGGCCGGCCAGATCGTGCCGGACCGCTCGATCTTCACCACCATCGTGATGGTCATCACGATGACCGCCGGTACGGCCACCGTCATGTGGCTCGGTGAGCTCATCACCGACCGCGGTATCGGCAACGGCATGTCGATCCTGATGTTCATCTCGATCGCCGCGACTTTCCCGTCCGCGCTGTGGGCCATCAAGCAGCAGGGTGACCTGGCCGGCGGCTGGATCGAATTCGGCACGGTCATCGCCGTCGGCCTGTTCATGGTCGGCCTGGTGGTCTTCGTCGAGCAGGCTCAGCGCCGAATTCCGGTGCAGTACGCGAAGCGCATGATCGGCCGCCGTTCCTACGGCGGTACTTCGACGTACATCCCGCTCAAGGTGAACCAGGCGGGTGTGATTCCGGTCATCTTCGCGTCGTCGCTGCTCTACATCCCGGCGTTGATCGTGCAGTTCGCCGGATCCCAATCGGGATGGGCGAGTTGGATCACGGCGAACCTCGCCGACACGGGGGCGCCCGTGCACGTCACTTTGTACTTCTTCCTGATTGTCTTTTTCGCGTTCTTCTACGTGGCCATCTCGTTCAACCCCGAGGAAGTCGCGGACAACATGAAGAAGTATGGTGGCTTCATCCCGGGCATCCGGGCTGGCCGACCGACCGCTGAGTACCTTTCGTACGTGCTCAACCGGATCACCTGGCCGGGCTCGCTGTACTTGGGTCTGATCGCTCTCGTGCCGACGATGGCGTTGGCTGGTTTCGGGGCAAACCAGAACTTCCCGTTCGGTGGTACCAGCATCCTGATCATCGTGGGTGTTGGTCTCGAAACGGTGAAGCAGATCGAGAGCCAGCTCCAGCAGCGCAATTACGAAGGGTTCCTCCGCTGA
- a CDS encoding adenylate kinase, which yields MRIVLVGPPGAGKGTQAAFLAKNLSIPHISTGDLFRANISQQTELGKLAKSYMDAGNLVPDEVTIGMAKDRMEKPDAEGGFLLDGFPRNVSQAEALDEMLQSESMKLDAVLDLEVPEEEVVKRIAGRRICRKDSSHVFHVTYSQPKKEGVCDVCGGELYQRDDDSEETVRKRLEVYHTQTEPIIDYYKAQGLVVTISALGKVDEVTGRAMEALQRDEDGK from the coding sequence ATGCGTATCGTCCTCGTCGGGCCGCCGGGCGCCGGTAAGGGAACGCAGGCCGCGTTCCTCGCCAAGAACCTGTCGATCCCGCACATCTCCACGGGCGACCTGTTCCGCGCCAACATCAGCCAGCAGACGGAGCTCGGGAAGCTCGCGAAGTCCTACATGGACGCGGGCAACCTGGTGCCGGACGAGGTCACCATCGGGATGGCCAAGGACCGCATGGAGAAGCCGGACGCCGAGGGTGGCTTCCTGCTGGACGGTTTCCCGCGCAATGTGTCCCAGGCCGAGGCGCTCGACGAGATGCTCCAGTCCGAGAGCATGAAGCTGGACGCGGTGCTCGACCTCGAGGTCCCCGAGGAAGAGGTCGTCAAGCGGATCGCCGGGCGGCGGATCTGCCGCAAGGACTCCAGCCACGTCTTCCACGTCACGTACAGCCAGCCGAAGAAGGAAGGCGTCTGCGACGTCTGCGGCGGCGAGCTGTACCAGCGGGACGACGACTCCGAGGAGACCGTGCGCAAGCGGCTGGAGGTCTACCACACGCAGACCGAGCCGATCATCGACTACTACAAGGCGCAGGGACTGGTGGTCACCATCTCCGCGCTGGGCAAGGTCGATGAGGTCACGGGTCGCGCGATGGAGGCGCTTCAGCGCGACGAGGACGGCAAGTAG
- the map gene encoding type I methionyl aminopeptidase yields MVQIKSPEQIAKMREAGLVVAAIHAATREAAVPGASTKDLDEVARKVLAEHGAKSNFLGYGGFPATICTSVNDVVVHGIPSEDVVLKDGDIISIDCGAIIDGWHGDAAYTAFVGSGHAPELIELSRVTEESMWAGIAAMKQGNRLVDVSRAIETYIRRQPKLGGGRYGIIEDYGGHGIGTEMHMDPHLLNYVDRRRGKGPKLVPGFCLAIEPMVSLGTPKTEVLSDDWTVITTDGTWSSHWEHSVALTEEGPLVLTAPDGGKAKLAEYGIVAAPDPLV; encoded by the coding sequence ATGGTGCAGATCAAGAGCCCCGAGCAGATCGCCAAGATGCGTGAGGCGGGGCTGGTCGTCGCCGCCATTCACGCGGCCACGCGTGAGGCCGCGGTGCCCGGGGCGAGCACCAAGGATCTGGACGAGGTGGCCCGCAAGGTGCTCGCGGAGCACGGGGCCAAGTCGAACTTCCTCGGTTACGGCGGCTTCCCCGCGACGATCTGCACGTCCGTGAACGACGTGGTCGTCCACGGCATCCCGTCCGAGGACGTCGTCCTCAAGGACGGCGACATCATCTCCATCGACTGCGGCGCGATCATCGACGGCTGGCACGGCGACGCCGCGTACACGGCCTTCGTCGGCTCTGGTCACGCCCCGGAGCTGATCGAGCTCTCCCGGGTGACCGAGGAGTCGATGTGGGCCGGCATCGCGGCCATGAAGCAGGGGAACCGCCTCGTGGACGTCTCCCGTGCCATCGAGACGTACATCCGCCGGCAGCCGAAGCTCGGCGGCGGTCGCTACGGCATCATCGAGGACTACGGCGGCCACGGCATCGGCACCGAGATGCACATGGACCCGCACCTGCTGAACTACGTCGACCGGCGGCGGGGGAAGGGGCCGAAGCTGGTTCCCGGCTTCTGCCTCGCGATCGAGCCGATGGTCTCGCTGGGGACGCCGAAGACGGAGGTCCTCTCGGACGACTGGACCGTCATCACCACCGACGGCACCTGGTCGTCCCACTGGGAGCACTCGGTCGCGCTGACCGAGGAGGGGCCGCTGGTGCTGACCGCTCCCGACGGGGGTAAGGCGAAGCTGGCGGAGTACGGGATTGTCGCTGCGCCGGATCCGTTGGTCTGA
- the infA gene encoding translation initiation factor IF-1 gives MAKKQGAIEIEGTVVESLPNAMFKVELQNGHQVLAHISGKMRMHYIRILPDDRVVVELSPYDLTRGRIVYRYK, from the coding sequence GTGGCCAAGAAGCAAGGTGCCATCGAGATCGAGGGCACTGTCGTCGAGTCTCTGCCGAACGCCATGTTCAAGGTCGAGCTCCAGAACGGCCACCAGGTCCTGGCACACATCAGCGGCAAGATGCGTATGCACTACATCCGCATCCTCCCTGACGACCGGGTCGTGGTGGAGCTGTCTCCGTACGACCTGACGCGTGGCCGGATCGTCTACCGGTACAAGTAG
- the rpmJ gene encoding 50S ribosomal protein L36, protein MKVKPSVKKICDKCRVIRRHGRVMVICENPRHKQRQG, encoded by the coding sequence ATGAAGGTCAAGCCGAGCGTCAAGAAGATCTGCGACAAGTGCAGGGTGATCCGCCGTCACGGCCGGGTCATGGTCATCTGCGAGAACCCGCGCCACAAGCAGCGCCAGGGCTGA
- the rpsM gene encoding 30S ribosomal protein S13 yields the protein MARVSGVDIPRDKRVEVALTYVFGIGRTLSQETLAATGVDPNTRVRDLSEEQLVAIREYVDNNIKTEGDLRREIQADIRRKVEIGCYQGLRHRRGLPVRGQRTSTNARTRKGPRRAIAGKKKPGKK from the coding sequence ATGGCACGCGTTTCCGGTGTTGACATCCCGCGCGACAAGCGCGTGGAGGTCGCCCTCACCTACGTGTTCGGCATTGGCCGGACCCTTTCGCAGGAGACGCTGGCAGCGACCGGCGTCGACCCGAACACCCGCGTTCGCGACCTCTCCGAGGAGCAGCTCGTCGCGATCCGCGAGTACGTGGACAACAACATCAAGACCGAGGGTGACCTCCGTCGCGAGATCCAGGCCGACATCCGCCGCAAGGTCGAGATCGGCTGCTACCAGGGTCTCCGTCACCGTCGCGGCCTGCCCGTCCGCGGTCAGCGCACCAGCACGAACGCTCGTACCCGCAAGGGCCCGCGTCGCGCCATCGCCGGCAAGAAGAAGCCGGGCAAGAAGTAG
- the rpsK gene encoding 30S ribosomal protein S11, with the protein MPPKGRQGAAKKVRRKEKKNVAHGHAHIKSTFNNTIVSITDPSGNVISWASAGHVGFKGSRKSTPFAAQMAAESAARRAQEHGMRKVDVFVKGPGSGRETAIRSLQATGLEVGSIQDVTPTPHNGCRPPKRRRV; encoded by the coding sequence ATGCCCCCCAAGGGTCGTCAGGGCGCTGCCAAGAAGGTGCGCCGCAAGGAAAAGAAGAACGTCGCTCACGGCCACGCGCACATCAAGAGCACGTTCAACAACACGATCGTCTCCATCACGGACCCGTCCGGCAACGTGATCTCCTGGGCCTCCGCCGGCCACGTCGGCTTCAAGGGCTCCCGGAAGTCCACGCCGTTCGCCGCGCAGATGGCTGCCGAGTCGGCTGCCCGCCGCGCCCAGGAGCACGGCATGCGCAAGGTCGACGTGTTCGTGAAGGGTCCGGGTTCGGGTCGTGAGACCGCGATCCGTTCGCTTCAGGCGACCGGTCTCGAGGTCGGCTCCATCCAGGACGTCACCCCGACCCCGCACAACGGCTGCCGCCCGCCGAAGCGTCGTCGCGTCTGA
- a CDS encoding DNA-directed RNA polymerase subunit alpha produces the protein MLIAQRPSLTEEVVDEFRSRFVIEPLEPGFGYTLGNSLRRTLLSSIPGAAVTSIRIDGVLHEFTTVPGVKEDVTDLILNIKQLVVSSEHDEPVVMYLRKQGPGLVTAADIAPPAGVEVHNPDLVLATLNGKGKLEMELTVERGRGYVSAVQNKQVGQEIGRIPVDSIYSPVLKVTYKVEATRVEQRTDFDKLIVDVETKQAMRPRDAMASAGKTLVELFGLARELNIDAEGIDMGPSPTDAALAADLALPIEELELTVRSYNCLKREGIHSVGELVARSEADLLDIRNFGAKSIDEVKAKLAGMGLALKDSPPGFDPTAAADAFGADDDADAGFVETEQY, from the coding sequence ATGCTGATCGCTCAGCGTCCCTCGTTGACCGAAGAGGTCGTCGACGAGTTCCGCTCACGGTTCGTGATCGAGCCGCTGGAGCCGGGTTTCGGTTACACCCTCGGCAACTCCCTGCGTCGTACGCTCCTGTCCTCGATTCCGGGTGCGGCGGTCACGTCCATCCGTATCGACGGTGTGCTGCACGAGTTCACCACCGTGCCGGGCGTCAAGGAGGATGTCACCGACCTGATCCTCAACATCAAGCAGCTGGTCGTCTCCTCGGAGCACGACGAGCCGGTCGTGATGTACCTGCGTAAGCAGGGTCCGGGTCTGGTCACCGCCGCCGACATCGCGCCCCCGGCCGGTGTCGAGGTGCACAACCCCGATCTGGTCCTCGCCACGCTGAACGGCAAGGGCAAGCTGGAGATGGAGCTGACGGTCGAGCGTGGCCGTGGTTACGTCTCGGCCGTGCAGAACAAGCAGGTGGGCCAGGAGATCGGTCGTATCCCGGTCGACTCCATCTACAGCCCCGTGCTGAAGGTCACGTACAAGGTCGAGGCCACGCGTGTCGAGCAGCGCACCGACTTCGACAAGCTGATCGTCGATGTCGAGACCAAGCAGGCGATGCGTCCGCGTGACGCCATGGCGTCGGCCGGTAAGACGCTGGTCGAGCTGTTCGGTCTGGCCCGTGAGCTGAACATCGACGCCGAGGGCATCGACATGGGCCCGTCCCCCACGGACGCCGCCCTCGCCGCCGACCTGGCGCTGCCGATCGAGGAGCTGGAGCTCACCGTTCGGTCGTACAACTGCCTCAAGCGTGAGGGCATCCACTCCGTGGGTGAGCTCGTCGCTCGTTCTGAGGCCGACCTGCTCGACATTCGTAACTTCGGTGCGAAGTCGATCGACGAGGTCAAGGCGAAGCTGGCCGGCATGGGCCTGGCCCTGAAGGACAGCCCGCCCGGATTCGACCCGACCGCCGCTGCCGACGCCTTCGGCGCCGACGACGACGCGGACGCGGGCTTCGTGGAGACCGAGCAGTACTGA
- the rplQ gene encoding 50S ribosomal protein L17 produces MPKPAKGARLGGSAAHEKLLLANLAKALFEHGRITTTEAKARRLRPYAERLVTKAKKGDLHNRRQVLQVITDKSVVHTLFTEIGPRYENRPGGYTRITKIGNRRGDNAPMAVIELVEALTVAQEATGEAEAATKRAAKDAEVAEVAEAKVDTTKADEAAEAPAEESKDA; encoded by the coding sequence ATGCCGAAGCCCGCCAAGGGTGCCCGTCTGGGCGGCAGTGCCGCGCACGAGAAGCTGCTTCTCGCGAACCTCGCGAAGGCGCTGTTCGAGCACGGCCGTATCACCACCACCGAGGCGAAGGCCCGCCGTCTGCGGCCGTACGCCGAGCGTCTGGTCACCAAGGCGAAGAAGGGCGACCTTCACAACCGCCGTCAGGTGCTCCAGGTCATCACGGACAAGAGCGTCGTCCACACGCTCTTCACCGAGATCGGCCCGCGGTACGAGAACCGTCCGGGTGGCTACACCCGTATCACCAAGATCGGTAACCGCCGTGGCGACAACGCGCCCATGGCTGTCATCGAGCTGGTCGAGGCGCTGACGGTCGCGCAGGAGGCCACGGGTGAGGCCGAGGCGGCCACGAAGCGTGCCGCCAAGGACGCCGAGGTTGCCGAGGTTGCCGAGGCCAAGGTCGACACGACCAAGGCCGACGAGGCTGCTGAGGCTCCCGCCGAGGAGTCGAAGGACGCCTAA
- the truA gene encoding tRNA pseudouridine(38-40) synthase TruA: protein MSDEVAAGYVRLRLDLSYDGAAFHGWAKQAGGRRTVQGEVEDALRTVTRSGGTTYELTVAGRTDAGVHARGQVAHVDLPESVWREHHEKLLKRLAGRLSKDVRVWALREAPSGFNARFSAVWRRYAYRVTDNPGGVDPLLRSHVLWHDWPLDVDAMNEAARRLLGEHDFAAYCKKREGATTIRTLQELSLVRGEDGIITATVRADAFCHNMVRSLIGALLFVGDGHRPTDWPGKVLAAGVRDSAVHVVRPHGLTLEEVGYPADELLAARSKEARNRRSLPGTSGCETC from the coding sequence GTGAGTGATGAAGTAGCAGCCGGTTACGTCCGTCTCCGTCTTGATCTGTCCTATGACGGTGCCGCGTTTCACGGCTGGGCCAAGCAGGCCGGTGGGCGGCGGACTGTGCAGGGGGAGGTCGAGGATGCGCTGCGGACCGTCACGCGGTCGGGGGGCACGACGTATGAGCTGACCGTGGCGGGGCGCACCGATGCCGGGGTGCATGCGCGGGGGCAGGTGGCGCATGTCGATCTGCCGGAGTCGGTCTGGCGCGAACATCACGAGAAGCTGCTCAAGCGGCTCGCCGGGCGGTTGTCCAAGGACGTGCGGGTGTGGGCGCTGAGGGAGGCCCCCAGCGGGTTCAACGCGCGGTTCTCCGCCGTCTGGCGGCGGTACGCGTATCGCGTCACCGACAATCCCGGCGGTGTCGATCCGCTGCTGCGCAGTCACGTCCTCTGGCACGACTGGCCCCTCGACGTCGACGCCATGAACGAGGCGGCGCGGCGGCTGCTCGGTGAGCACGACTTCGCTGCCTACTGCAAGAAGCGGGAGGGGGCGACCACCATCCGCACGCTGCAGGAGCTGAGCCTGGTGCGGGGGGAGGACGGGATCATCACCGCGACGGTTCGGGCCGACGCCTTCTGTCACAACATGGTGCGGTCGCTCATCGGGGCGCTGCTGTTCGTCGGGGACGGGCATCGCCCCACCGACTGGCCCGGCAAGGTGCTCGCCGCCGGTGTACGGGACTCGGCCGTGCATGTCGTACGGCCCCATGGGCTGACCCTCGAAGAGGTCGGGTATCCCGCCGACGAGTTGCTCGCGGCGCGGAGCAAGGAAGCGCGAAACCGGCGGTCCTTGCCCGGGACGTCCGGATGCGAAACCTGTTAG
- a CDS encoding glycosyltransferase family 2 protein codes for MSSIGPARTGGRRTARQNNAGGRRKAGRGEGAPSGLLPLPPTDKEKYSYARRNLWILTISSLISFCCLVMSQFKLAQSTPVLWIYTPLLVFTVIYYLVSLRVNGFTRDFDIAHHKRLVHNWRPEVYPTVDVFLPVCGEPIEVLHNTWRHVREMADRYPGVCMPFVLDDGGSPELAAMARDFGFRYGTRENRGWFKKAGNLHFGFGQSDGQYILILDADFTPRADLLQELLPYMEADPRIGIVQSPQYFRVLDSQNWIERGAGAVQELFYRSVQVSRQGSDGAICVGSCAVYRRAALETNGGTTLIEHSEDVHTGFDLRGLGWDLRYVPVAVSTGVCPDTAGAFFNQQYRWCSGSMSLLGSRKFWQAKIRLSSRLCYMSGFFYYIHTALFTFAAPVIPIVLLLMMPEKLMVEHLALVLPSIVYTTIVFPMWHKAPYRLEAWAARMMYGWAHVFAIWDILRKNRMGWQPTGSSGAKKNKTRRFWLGMWIWSGGTALIWVVGAVYRTFTMDAPDFALILSSGLFYALVVGRVLVQPREKAVAA; via the coding sequence ATGAGTTCAATTGGTCCTGCGCGGACTGGGGGGCGCCGAACCGCGCGTCAGAACAATGCCGGTGGACGGCGGAAGGCGGGGCGGGGTGAGGGTGCCCCGTCGGGGCTGCTGCCGCTGCCGCCGACGGACAAGGAGAAGTACTCCTATGCGCGCCGGAACCTGTGGATCCTGACGATCAGCTCGCTGATCAGCTTCTGCTGCCTGGTGATGAGCCAGTTCAAGCTGGCCCAGTCGACGCCGGTGCTGTGGATCTACACGCCGCTGCTGGTCTTCACGGTCATCTACTACCTGGTGTCGCTGCGGGTGAACGGGTTCACCCGGGACTTCGACATCGCGCATCACAAGCGCCTGGTGCACAACTGGCGGCCCGAGGTGTACCCGACGGTGGATGTGTTCCTGCCGGTGTGCGGTGAGCCCATCGAGGTGCTGCACAACACCTGGCGGCATGTGCGGGAGATGGCCGACCGGTATCCGGGTGTGTGCATGCCTTTCGTGCTCGACGACGGTGGCAGTCCCGAACTGGCCGCCATGGCCCGGGACTTCGGCTTCCGCTACGGCACCCGGGAGAACCGCGGCTGGTTCAAGAAGGCCGGCAACCTGCACTTCGGGTTCGGGCAGTCCGACGGTCAGTACATCCTGATCCTGGACGCCGACTTCACGCCGCGCGCCGACCTGCTCCAGGAGCTGCTGCCGTACATGGAGGCGGACCCGCGCATCGGGATCGTCCAGTCGCCGCAGTACTTCCGGGTGCTGGACTCGCAGAACTGGATCGAGCGCGGCGCGGGTGCGGTGCAGGAGCTGTTCTACCGGTCCGTGCAGGTGTCGAGGCAGGGCAGCGACGGTGCGATCTGCGTGGGCAGTTGCGCGGTGTACCGGCGCGCGGCCCTGGAGACCAACGGCGGTACGACGCTGATCGAGCACTCCGAGGACGTGCACACAGGCTTCGACCTGCGAGGGCTCGGCTGGGATCTGCGGTACGTGCCGGTCGCGGTGTCGACGGGGGTGTGCCCGGACACCGCGGGCGCCTTCTTCAACCAGCAGTACCGCTGGTGCTCCGGCTCGATGAGCCTGCTCGGCAGCCGGAAGTTCTGGCAGGCGAAGATCAGGCTCTCCAGCCGCCTGTGCTACATGTCCGGGTTCTTCTACTACATCCACACGGCGCTGTTCACCTTCGCCGCCCCGGTCATCCCGATCGTGCTGCTGCTGATGATGCCGGAGAAGCTCATGGTCGAGCACCTGGCCCTGGTGCTGCCCAGCATCGTCTACACCACGATCGTCTTCCCGATGTGGCACAAGGCGCCCTACCGCCTGGAGGCCTGGGCCGCCCGCATGATGTACGGCTGGGCGCACGTCTTCGCCATCTGGGACATCCTCCGCAAGAACCGCATGGGCTGGCAGCCCACCGGCTCCTCCGGCGCCAAGAAGAACAAGACCCGGCGCTTCTGGCTCGGCATGTGGATCTGGAGCGGCGGCACCGCGCTGATCTGGGTCGTGGGAGCGGTCTACCGCACCTTCACCATGGACGCCCCGGACTTCGCCCTGATCCTGTCCTCCGGGCTCTTCTACGCTCTCGTCGTGGGCCGTGTCCTGGTCCAGCCCCGCGAGAAGGCGGTGGCTGCCTGA
- a CDS encoding glycoside hydrolase family 26 protein, whose product MRSFTRIRTALAACLLAGALALTGCSVLGEESDGSSQSRQRDEAGADAGAGSEADVPYDVVSLLKPGKKYFGAAVDGAPISMKGVDTYTKMVGKQPNLIEYYAAWGDGFDATGVRNAWREGAMTLMSWEPFDTPIADIAAGKSDAYIKEYATAVRKLNLPVVISFADEFNGHWEKWGTKNVTPKDYVAAWRHLHETFIDVGASNVIWAWSPNIVNPVKSVKLKPYYPGDAYVDWVGLIGYWTIAEDNAFDSVFGATRDQVRTFTKKPMILLETAAMAGERRRADIRNLFAGVAADDDMLGFVWFNHKKRADWRLEASPLALKEFKRLAADDSFGFDVRKP is encoded by the coding sequence ATGCGGTCGTTCACCCGTATCCGTACGGCTTTGGCGGCCTGCCTGCTCGCCGGCGCGCTCGCCCTCACCGGTTGCTCGGTCCTCGGCGAGGAGTCGGACGGTTCCTCGCAGAGCAGGCAGCGGGACGAGGCCGGCGCCGATGCCGGGGCAGGCTCCGAGGCCGACGTGCCCTACGACGTCGTATCGCTCCTGAAGCCGGGCAAGAAGTACTTCGGCGCCGCTGTCGACGGCGCGCCGATCTCCATGAAGGGCGTCGACACGTACACGAAGATGGTCGGCAAGCAGCCGAACCTCATCGAGTACTACGCCGCCTGGGGCGACGGCTTCGACGCCACCGGTGTGCGCAACGCCTGGCGTGAGGGCGCCATGACGCTGATGTCGTGGGAGCCCTTCGACACGCCGATCGCGGACATCGCGGCGGGCAAGTCGGACGCGTACATCAAGGAGTACGCGACGGCGGTCCGCAAGCTGAACCTGCCCGTCGTGATCTCCTTCGCCGACGAGTTCAACGGCCACTGGGAGAAGTGGGGCACGAAGAACGTGACCCCCAAGGACTACGTGGCCGCCTGGCGGCACCTCCACGAGACCTTCATCGACGTCGGCGCCTCGAACGTCATCTGGGCCTGGTCGCCCAACATCGTCAACCCGGTCAAGAGCGTGAAGCTCAAGCCGTACTACCCCGGCGACGCCTACGTCGACTGGGTCGGGTTGATCGGCTACTGGACGATCGCGGAGGACAACGCCTTCGACAGCGTCTTCGGGGCGACCCGGGACCAGGTCCGCACTTTCACCAAGAAGCCGATGATCCTGCTGGAGACCGCCGCGATGGCGGGTGAGCGGCGCCGTGCCGACATCCGCAATCTGTTCGCGGGCGTCGCGGCGGACGACGACATGCTCGGCTTCGTCTGGTTCAACCACAAAAAGCGTGCCGACTGGCGGCTGGAGGCGAGTCCGCTGGCGCTGAAGGAGTTCAAGCGCCTGGCCGCCGACGACAGCTTCGGCTTCGACGTACGGAAGCCGTGA